In one Rutidosis leptorrhynchoides isolate AG116_Rl617_1_P2 chromosome 8, CSIRO_AGI_Rlap_v1, whole genome shotgun sequence genomic region, the following are encoded:
- the LOC139863945 gene encoding uncharacterized protein — protein sequence MKIISYNIRGFVVGPDSKFGQTKSLICREKPSSLALQETKLHTINYQWVYSLWGSGECEFIQSEMVGKSGGQLIIWDTNCFEAEDLVKFECVIGIRGKWKSNGTPLNVINLYGPHDDLKKRKIWGSLEKLFENNDEAWVLCGDFNEVRNQSEQFNCAYIDSRARCFNKFILKSSLPDIPIGCRSFTRISDDGTKCSKID from the coding sequence ATGAAGATTATTTCCTATAACATTAGGGGTTTTGTGGTTGGACCGGATAGCAAATTCGGTCAAACAAAATCGTTAATTTGTCGTGAAAAGCCAAGTTCTCTAGCACTTCAAGAAACTAAATTGCATACCATTAATTACCAATGGGTATACTCATTATGGGGTTCGGGTGAATGTGAGTTCATTCAAAGCGAGATGGTTGGTAAATCGGGCGGTCAGTTAATTATTTGGGATACAAATTGCTTCGAGGCTGAAGATCTTGTTAAATTCGAGTGTGTAATTGGAATTCGTGGAAAATGGAAAAGTAATGGCACTCCCTTGAACGTTATTAATTTGTATGGTCCTCATGACGATTTGAAGAAACGAAAAATCTGGGGGTCGCTGGAAAAACTGTTTGAAAATAATGATGAAGCTTGGGTATTATGTGGCGATTTTAACGAGGTCAGAAACCAATCCGAGCAATTCAACTGTGCCTACATTGATAGTAGGGCAAGATGTTTCAATAAGTTCATTCTTAAGAGCAGCTTACCAGATATTCCAATCGGATGTAGGTCATTTACTCGAATAAGCGATGATGGCACAAAATGTAGCAAGATTGACTGA